In Leptospira stimsonii, a single window of DNA contains:
- a CDS encoding DUF1564 domain-containing protein: MGILLLNSDQELRSRLQKPQCEVVTLLISKQTLLQYKEEERNKLPKRIPNLLRIYGKYLTSAKRLGKEAGTTSYQPSVGRGNMVRINVRLDTGSWVLLGTLAQAHGVSRCFLFNYLLWLDEVGVGSSIVRTMNEGGPTFHTDYRYILHLDILSNCIVRRLECHPEHTFYVLDPRDWYDF; the protein is encoded by the coding sequence ATGGGAATCTTATTGTTGAATTCCGATCAGGAGCTACGTTCCAGACTTCAGAAACCTCAGTGTGAAGTTGTGACTCTTCTTATTTCCAAGCAGACCTTGTTACAATATAAAGAAGAAGAGCGAAATAAATTGCCAAAGAGAATTCCGAATCTGCTTCGGATCTATGGGAAGTATCTCACCTCCGCGAAACGTTTAGGAAAGGAAGCCGGTACGACTTCTTATCAACCGAGCGTTGGTCGGGGAAATATGGTGAGGATAAATGTTCGTTTGGACACTGGAAGTTGGGTTTTGCTTGGAACGCTGGCGCAGGCGCATGGGGTGTCTCGTTGTTTTTTATTCAATTATCTTCTTTGGTTGGATGAAGTTGGAGTTGGGAGTTCTATCGTGAGAACGATGAATGAGGGAGGTCCTACCTTTCATACGGACTACAGATATATCCTCCACCTCGACATCTTAAGCAATTGTATCGTTCGAAGACTGGAATGCCACCCGGAACACACTTTTTATGTTCTGGACCCTCGCGATTGGTATGATTTCTAA
- a CDS encoding potassium/proton antiporter, with protein MEFEITTLVLSGLIILSIGLLRISSKFGLPSLLLFLMIGMAAGSDGPGGIDFDNPLLARQVGSIALAYILFSGGLETEWQKIKPVLWKGILLGNLGVLITATAMGFFSVYVLGFSPIIGFLLGAVVSSTDAAAVFNVLRTRNTGMKKGLTSLLELESGSNDPLAVLLTVSILSLLGPNPPKAGELALHIFMQFSIGTGAGLVFGYLIFKGLNRIKLEYEGLYPVLISASVLFVYSATELIGGNPFLAVYIAGLVLGNQSFVHKRSNLRFLDGIAWLMQIIMFLTLGLLVYPSRIPPLFGTGILFSLFLVFFARPMAVFISLFRSGYNIREKLLVSWIGLRGAAPIILATFPFAQGVEGSEKIFHLVFFTVLISLLFQGTSVPKVVKWLGLDAPLEQRASYPFEFENREQSDSNLLEFIVPYGSSVVGKFVYSLNFPENSLITLIYRGDGHIVPTGKTKLEEGDVLLILTPKGSEEKIREILSKIESSS; from the coding sequence ATGGAATTTGAAATCACGACTCTCGTTTTATCCGGACTGATCATTCTCAGTATCGGGCTCCTCCGCATTTCCTCTAAGTTTGGACTTCCTTCTCTCCTTCTCTTTCTCATGATCGGAATGGCCGCCGGTTCGGACGGTCCTGGGGGAATCGATTTCGACAATCCGCTTCTCGCGAGACAAGTCGGTTCCATCGCTCTTGCTTATATCCTCTTTTCGGGAGGATTGGAAACGGAATGGCAAAAGATCAAACCGGTCCTCTGGAAAGGAATCCTTCTGGGAAATTTAGGAGTTTTAATCACTGCAACGGCGATGGGTTTCTTTTCCGTCTACGTTCTCGGATTTTCACCGATCATTGGATTCTTATTGGGAGCCGTTGTTTCCTCCACGGACGCGGCCGCCGTATTCAACGTTCTTCGAACCAGAAACACTGGGATGAAAAAAGGCCTGACTTCTCTTTTAGAACTCGAATCGGGGAGCAACGATCCCCTTGCAGTACTTTTGACAGTGAGCATTTTGAGTCTCTTAGGACCGAACCCGCCGAAAGCGGGGGAATTGGCTCTTCATATCTTCATGCAATTTTCGATCGGAACCGGAGCGGGGCTCGTCTTCGGATATCTGATCTTCAAAGGACTCAACCGAATCAAACTCGAATACGAAGGGTTGTATCCGGTTTTGATTTCCGCTTCTGTCTTATTCGTATATTCCGCGACGGAATTGATCGGAGGAAACCCGTTCTTAGCAGTATATATCGCGGGGCTTGTGTTAGGAAATCAATCCTTCGTACACAAACGAAGTAATCTCAGATTCTTAGATGGAATTGCATGGCTGATGCAGATCATCATGTTCTTAACGTTAGGCTTGCTTGTATATCCGAGTCGAATACCTCCTCTGTTTGGAACGGGAATTCTATTCTCTCTCTTTCTTGTTTTCTTCGCGAGACCGATGGCTGTTTTTATTTCGCTCTTTCGATCCGGATATAATATAAGGGAAAAACTTCTCGTCTCTTGGATCGGGCTTCGAGGAGCGGCTCCGATTATCTTGGCGACATTTCCTTTCGCACAAGGAGTGGAAGGATCGGAGAAAATTTTTCATCTCGTATTCTTTACCGTTTTGATTTCACTTCTATTCCAGGGGACGAGCGTACCTAAAGTCGTAAAATGGTTAGGACTCGACGCACCGCTCGAACAGAGGGCTTCGTATCCGTTCGAATTCGAGAATCGGGAGCAGAGCGATTCCAATCTCTTAGAATTTATCGTACCGTACGGATCAAGCGTAGTCGGAAAGTTCGTCTATTCCCTGAATTTCCCTGAAAATTCTTTGATTACTTTGATCTATCGAGGCGACGGGCATATCGTTCCAACAGGAAAAACTAAATTAGAAGAAGGTGATGTTCTTTTGATTCTCACTCCAAAAGGAAGCGAAGAAAAAATACGGGAAATACTTTCTAAGATCGAATCCTCCTCATAG
- a CDS encoding aldo/keto reductase produces MTSLGTQGLKTSRLGLGCMGMSEFYGARDDSESLRTLRRAHELGITFWDTADMYGPYINEELLSLALKGIRSEITIATKFGIVRDPSDPSVRGYNGTPKYVQSSCESSLKRLKIDTIDLYYMHRLDPNTPIEETVGAMSRLVEQGKIRYIGLSEINSDILKRAYAVHPISAVQNEYSLWSREPEDDILKACKELGVGFVAYSPLGRGFLTGQIKKFDDFDPDDYRRMSPRFQGENFTKNLELVQKIESLAKQRECKPSQLALAWVLAQGENIVPIPGTKRISYLEENFGALKVKLSENDLKEIDSIAPKGIAKGARYPEWKKNTVS; encoded by the coding sequence ATGACGTCATTAGGAACACAAGGTTTGAAAACATCGAGGCTCGGTTTGGGTTGTATGGGTATGAGCGAGTTCTACGGAGCAAGGGACGATTCCGAATCATTAAGAACTCTGAGAAGAGCTCACGAACTCGGAATTACTTTTTGGGATACGGCGGATATGTATGGTCCGTATATCAACGAAGAATTACTGAGTCTCGCTCTCAAAGGCATTCGCTCCGAGATTACGATCGCGACCAAGTTCGGAATCGTGAGAGATCCTTCGGATCCTTCCGTACGCGGATACAACGGAACTCCGAAGTACGTTCAATCTTCTTGTGAGTCGAGTTTAAAACGACTGAAAATAGATACGATCGATCTCTATTATATGCATCGACTCGATCCAAACACTCCGATCGAAGAAACCGTAGGTGCGATGAGTCGTTTGGTCGAACAGGGAAAAATCCGTTATATCGGTCTTTCCGAGATCAATTCGGATATATTAAAAAGAGCTTATGCAGTTCATCCTATCTCGGCCGTTCAAAACGAATATTCTCTTTGGAGTAGAGAACCGGAGGACGATATTCTCAAAGCGTGTAAAGAACTTGGAGTCGGCTTTGTAGCTTACAGCCCCTTAGGGAGGGGTTTTTTAACCGGACAAATCAAGAAGTTCGATGACTTTGATCCTGACGACTATAGAAGAATGTCCCCTCGATTTCAAGGCGAGAACTTTACAAAGAATCTAGAACTCGTCCAAAAGATAGAAAGTCTGGCGAAGCAAAGAGAGTGCAAACCTTCTCAATTGGCTCTTGCCTGGGTTTTGGCGCAAGGTGAGAATATCGTTCCAATTCCTGGGACGAAAAGAATTTCTTATCTCGAGGAAAATTTCGGCGCGTTAAAAGTAAAACTTTCCGAAAACGATCTGAAGGAAATTGATTCAATCGCTCCGAAAGGAATCGCAAAAGGAGCACGTTATCCGGAATGGAAGAAGAATACGGTTAGTTAA
- a CDS encoding YceI family protein → MKHLTRILFVTLILSSVPSFASEIVKKEITFFAIHPMKEVHGNCKEVQIDSPKIQAAGAGYKIGSPFQIKVPVLKLHSGDESRDSHIMEILGYPETPEVLVIVETVIQTGESYSIKGKLTIRGVTRPFESSAKVEPKDPGQIRVTGKVNIKFSDFNLERPSLLFVKAKEEIEIGYDFLIKI, encoded by the coding sequence ATGAAACATCTCACACGTATACTCTTTGTAACTTTAATCCTATCTTCAGTGCCAAGTTTCGCCTCCGAAATAGTAAAAAAAGAAATTACGTTTTTTGCAATTCATCCTATGAAAGAAGTCCACGGAAATTGTAAAGAAGTTCAAATCGATTCCCCGAAGATCCAAGCGGCAGGAGCCGGATACAAAATCGGATCTCCGTTTCAAATCAAAGTCCCTGTGTTGAAACTTCATTCGGGCGATGAAAGTAGAGATTCGCATATCATGGAAATCTTAGGATATCCGGAAACTCCCGAAGTCCTTGTCATCGTAGAAACCGTGATTCAAACGGGAGAATCGTATTCAATCAAAGGAAAACTTACGATTCGAGGAGTGACGCGACCTTTTGAATCATCGGCAAAAGTGGAGCCGAAGGATCCGGGACAGATTCGAGTTACCGGAAAGGTGAATATAAAGTTTTCCGATTTTAATTTGGAAAGACCTTCTTTACTTTTCGTAAAGGCCAAAGAGGAAATCGAAATAGGATACGATTTTCTAATAAAGATCTAA
- a CDS encoding RNA polymerase sigma factor codes for MEQFYRRERRKILAWIRYRVADPEEAEDLLQESFVSALGEMNAAGEIENVIAYTYAVLRNKVKDWYRKRKSGQYRQSALGEEFSLDSYLPDTAPNPEKEFYRALLLEELGIAIEELPADQKFAFVQNSFEGKTFQELSLETGIPEGTLSARKTYAKEFLTRRLKDLKSLFLENF; via the coding sequence TTGGAACAATTTTACCGCAGAGAAAGAAGAAAGATTCTTGCTTGGATCCGGTATCGCGTCGCGGATCCGGAAGAGGCGGAAGATCTACTTCAAGAATCTTTCGTATCCGCTCTCGGTGAAATGAACGCCGCCGGTGAGATCGAGAACGTGATCGCCTACACATACGCAGTTTTACGAAATAAGGTCAAGGATTGGTATAGAAAAAGAAAATCCGGACAGTATCGTCAATCTGCGTTAGGTGAAGAATTCTCCCTGGATTCTTATCTTCCCGATACGGCGCCCAATCCTGAAAAAGAATTTTATCGAGCTCTTTTATTGGAAGAACTTGGGATCGCGATAGAGGAACTTCCCGCTGATCAGAAGTTCGCCTTCGTTCAAAATTCTTTCGAAGGAAAGACGTTTCAGGAGTTGTCATTGGAAACAGGAATCCCCGAAGGAACACTTTCGGCTCGAAAAACCTATGCAAAGGAATTCTTAACAAGAAGACTCAAAGATTTGAAGTCCTTGTTCCTCGAAAATTTTTAA
- a CDS encoding TetR/AcrR family transcriptional regulator, whose product MEPLSSRERLIQTTAQLLQEKGFHGTGLKDILKLSDTPSGSLYHHFPNGKEELTAAAISSAGERLEKQIEVAVEHHTDLFGVLQEFIDHLGQELEESGFQKGCPIATVVLEVAADNDRIQKVCSETYSNWQNLLQNLLLKSGMEESRVESVAILVLATVEGALVLCRAHRSISPLQAVRKQLEGVLNTLISI is encoded by the coding sequence ATGGAACCACTCAGCTCCAGAGAGCGATTGATACAAACAACGGCCCAACTTTTACAAGAGAAGGGATTCCATGGAACGGGGTTGAAGGACATTCTAAAGTTAAGCGATACTCCGAGCGGTTCCCTCTATCACCATTTTCCAAACGGAAAGGAAGAATTGACCGCCGCCGCAATTTCAAGCGCGGGAGAACGATTGGAAAAGCAGATTGAAGTTGCCGTCGAACATCACACGGACCTTTTCGGCGTTCTCCAAGAATTTATCGACCATCTTGGGCAAGAATTGGAAGAATCTGGATTCCAGAAAGGATGCCCGATTGCTACGGTCGTCCTCGAAGTAGCGGCAGATAACGATCGAATTCAGAAGGTCTGTTCCGAGACATATTCCAATTGGCAGAATCTTCTCCAAAACCTCCTTCTCAAATCCGGAATGGAAGAATCTCGCGTCGAGTCCGTTGCCATCCTCGTTTTAGCCACTGTAGAAGGCGCCTTAGTTCTTTGCCGGGCCCACCGAAGCATTAGTCCCCTGCAAGCCGTCCGGAAGCAATTGGAAGGTGTTTTGAATACATTGATTTCGATCTAA
- a CDS encoding FMN-binding negative transcriptional regulator: MYIPKAFEETDENKLISFIRENSFGILVSGEDSSLEASHLVFHPEKNESGKLFLFGHFARANTHWKNIKGPVLVVFPGAHCYISPTWTGEPHSVPTWNYAAVHVSGNLSLLDETQTQERIAQLVASYETKPSPDWKLDFDDSYFQKTIKGLSAFQIEVTKLEGKFKLSQNKSVEIQTRVTEKLEQLPDENSKTIGRWMRENLIRKNS, encoded by the coding sequence ATGTACATCCCGAAAGCGTTTGAAGAAACAGATGAAAATAAATTGATCTCCTTCATTCGAGAAAACTCGTTCGGGATCCTTGTCTCTGGCGAGGATTCTTCTTTAGAGGCGAGTCATCTCGTGTTTCACCCAGAGAAAAATGAATCGGGAAAACTTTTTCTCTTTGGACACTTCGCGCGGGCGAACACTCACTGGAAGAATATCAAAGGCCCGGTCTTGGTCGTTTTTCCGGGGGCCCATTGTTATATTTCTCCCACCTGGACCGGGGAACCACATTCCGTTCCTACATGGAATTATGCGGCCGTTCATGTATCGGGCAATTTAAGTCTTTTGGACGAAACGCAAACCCAGGAAAGAATTGCTCAGCTGGTTGCTTCTTATGAAACCAAACCTTCGCCGGATTGGAAGTTGGATTTCGATGATTCTTACTTTCAGAAAACGATCAAAGGCCTTTCTGCATTTCAGATCGAAGTCACAAAATTGGAAGGGAAGTTCAAGCTGAGTCAGAATAAATCGGTGGAGATTCAGACTCGAGTGACAGAAAAGCTTGAACAATTGCCGGATGAGAATTCCAAAACCATCGGTCGATGGATGAGGGAGAATCTGATTCGGAAGAATTCTTGA
- a CDS encoding NAD-dependent epimerase/dehydratase family protein: MNLFITGASGFVGEAATRILSKKHSVKAMSRSEKTDDIIRKAGGEPIRSELNAVKPDSLKGIDVVIHSAAYVEQWGPFEDFWKVNVEGTAQLLETARNAGVKRFIFIGTEAALFYGQPMIDIDESYPYPKKNSPFPYSHTKAEAEKLVLNANSPKMETLSLRPRLIWGPGDKTVLPVLLKMIGDGSFSWIDQGNALTNTTHIYNLVHAIELSLTKGQGGKAYFVTDDETFKFRNFLSSLLLTQKVIPPNRSIPGWLARFLARVIEGVWKLLRIQNEPPLTRFSASIMSRDCTIKIDSAKKDLGYKPILTVRQGLEEMPHFGI, translated from the coding sequence ATGAATCTATTTATTACAGGGGCTTCCGGTTTCGTCGGAGAAGCGGCCACTCGCATTTTATCAAAAAAGCATTCCGTAAAGGCTATGTCTCGGTCCGAAAAAACGGATGACATAATTCGCAAAGCGGGTGGGGAACCGATTCGTTCCGAATTAAACGCGGTAAAACCGGATTCTCTCAAAGGGATCGATGTGGTGATTCACAGCGCCGCATATGTGGAACAATGGGGTCCTTTCGAAGATTTTTGGAAAGTCAACGTGGAAGGAACGGCTCAACTTTTGGAAACGGCACGAAACGCAGGAGTCAAAAGATTTATTTTTATCGGGACCGAGGCCGCTCTTTTTTACGGGCAACCGATGATCGATATCGATGAGTCTTATCCTTATCCGAAGAAAAATTCTCCTTTTCCTTATTCTCACACGAAGGCGGAAGCGGAAAAATTAGTTCTCAACGCAAATTCCCCAAAGATGGAAACGCTTTCTCTGCGTCCTCGTTTGATCTGGGGTCCGGGAGATAAAACGGTTCTTCCGGTTCTCTTGAAAATGATCGGAGACGGAAGTTTTTCTTGGATCGATCAAGGAAACGCTCTCACGAATACGACTCATATTTACAATTTGGTTCACGCGATCGAACTCTCTCTTACGAAAGGTCAAGGTGGAAAGGCGTATTTTGTAACAGACGATGAAACATTCAAATTTCGTAATTTTCTAAGTTCGCTTCTTTTAACTCAGAAAGTAATTCCTCCAAATCGTTCGATTCCCGGGTGGTTGGCTCGGTTTCTCGCAAGAGTTATAGAAGGGGTTTGGAAACTTTTGAGAATTCAAAACGAACCTCCTCTCACTCGCTTTAGCGCCAGCATTATGTCGAGAGATTGTACGATCAAAATCGACAGTGCGAAAAAGGATCTCGGTTACAAACCGATTCTTACCGTCCGGCAAGGTTTGGAAGAAATGCCGCATTTTGGAATCTGA